The Oncorhynchus clarkii lewisi isolate Uvic-CL-2024 chromosome 29, UVic_Ocla_1.0, whole genome shotgun sequence genome contains a region encoding:
- the LOC139388530 gene encoding pyrin domain-containing protein 1-like, which yields MAPRSESGLLLETLKKLGKSDLKTFQWHLIKGDVLDGFCSIPKAELEFADREDTVDKMVETYTAKDAVKITLAILKEIRQINLAMELNDEYTALAGRPGQAGEAGAGRGSSAVQPITISAQNGGFVFSPIMTGNAVAGSIHFPTGPAASQHPRP from the exons ATGGCGCCTCGTTCAGAATCGGGTCTGCTGCTGGAAACTCTGAAGAAGCTGGGCAAATCTGATCTGAAGACTTTTCAGTGGCACCTGATAAAGGGTGATGTGTTGGATGGCTTCTGCTCTATCCCAAAGGCAGAGTTGGAGTTTGCTGACAGGGAGGACACTGTGGATAAAATGGTGGAAACGTACACGGCAAAGGATGCTGTGAAGATCACACTGGCGATTCTGAAGGAGATTAGACAAATAAATCTTGCCATGGAGTTAAATGATGAGTACACAG ctctagcAGGACGACCAGGCCAAGCTGGGGAAGCAGGTGCAGGGAGGGGATCTTCTGCTGTCCAACCCATCACAATCTCAGCTCAGAATGGGGGCTTTGTCTTTTCTCCCATAATGACTGGTAACGCTGTTGCTGGATCAATCCATTTCCCTACAG GCCCTGCAGCATCCCAACATCCCAGGCCCTGA